The DNA window gatatttatttgggatttttagtCATAAAACAACTATTATGTTTTCCAACTTGAAAAAAGCATGTGAAACAACTTATACCaggtccatgtttgtaactcaataaattgcaaaatgctaGAAAGAGTCggaaaaatttgttattgtacgtacaataataaacattttacacaattttttctaatttttgacaatttattgagtgtgtgtgtgtgtgtgaatgtatgtaggtatgtaggtagtaGATATGTCCATGAGATGTTCCATTATCCTGTAGGGGTGTTTTCATGCATGTTTGAGGTGTGTTTCTCTCACTGCATGTGTATGTCAGACATTGGATTTCACTTGTGCACATTGCCATTACAGTATTTTATCGTGATGGCATCAACTTAAACATCCCATTTAAGATACCATCAAAACCAGGAGATATTGATACCATCCTTCAATATTTGCCTATTGGGCTTTCAATATTTCCAATTTGTTGACAGTAGCATTTAATATACTGTCAATCCTACTAGCATCATGTTGTATATAGATGACAACTCATAGTCTCAGGACTGTCATTTATTTGAGACAACTTCAGTAGAACaagatgaaatattttcatcaagTGTTTGGAAATGCAGCAGATATTGATAGATGAAATAAAACTGTGCAGTCGGCTTGATGAGATGGTTCCAACACTGTTCTACGGCAACCAAGGAGGCTCATGATATCGCaaatcaattaaaataaaagaagaaaaaacgtttatttcatatcaataggcagtttaaaaaaagaaaaactatTTGACTGTGAAAGTTTATTCCTTTAAATTTGATTAAGTtttatacttttattttttcaaagtgaTACATCTTCCTCTTATGAAAAACTGCTGTAATTTCTCGCAATCAGAAAAGCAAGACTCCTAATTATTGTTGtaacaattgtttttatttattttctagcGATCCTTGGTTTAAACTCGTAATTTCAGAATATCTCTTCTCTTCTGAGACAAGTGGCTATTTAAAGTAAACAGttgtttgttattataatttTAAAGGATGTCTTTGATGTACTTCCATGATCATAATGGTACTGTACTTTAATTTAACAAATCCCAGATATGGAAATATTTGTTAAATCACAGTTCGAGCAGTGCCAACAGAtaacacattttatttgtaaaagaactattcttcattcacatagctattttttgttttaaaaagagAGATAAAACGTTATAGAGTGAAAACATCGTATTTTGGTCCTCGGatttgtataatattaataatatttgcCGTGTAGCATACACATTgctttgtttgtaatatttatactgGAAATGGCGAGTAATTTCCTCCTAGATCATTTGTAATATTATCAAATAACATTGTCGATGACAGTGAACAAGTTAAAATGTCAGATTCGGTGAACATCTCGATGACAAAATCAAGTGAACAAAAAGTCAGAGATCGCGATACCTGATCGGTGAACTGAAAGGTTAATATGTTTACCTAATTGTCTATTAGTCTATCACGTGACCTAGCTGGTCACCATGGTCGCCCCCATAGACCCTaacatctaatttgcataactgaGACGCACTGAGTTGGGGATTGTTATGGATTGCGATCGGACGGGTACGGTGTagatttcaaatttgtacaaattttacTGATATCCTGAATATGGTGACAATGGCATCGGGAACATATAAACTAGAATTAGATGAACAGAAGCGTAACGTCTTTGTGACACAGCTTGGAGATCGACGGTAAGTGTCACATAACTGTTATAAGTAGTGGGaagccatatacatgtacatgtatatgccttGCCTTGATATGTTAAACAACgtcgatgtgtgtgtgtgtgtgtgtgtgtcgagTCTGGGTAGGGGAAAGCCAGTATTCGTGTTCACATGTCAGACCGTCTAGACAGTCTAAGTATCATGGTTGTAAAACCCAGAGGAAGAATATTGCTAATGAGAGTGGTATGAGATTTACTAACTACTGTACTGAGCTTCGAAGTGTGATTTTTTTCAATACAAGTTACAACCAAACACGGTATTCAATCAGTGGTGTACGGGGAACAATGCGATGCTTTCGACCGTTCACCTGTAAGAATTGGAGACCCTTGGGTTTTCAAACTTAAAGACCACACGTACACATTCCCCATGTAAACATCAGACATGGTTATATTTGTGCTTCGTCAATTACATCTTCTCcttaaaaaatgataaattgacGGACcatatgtttgttattgtattatatGATTTACGAACACAGTGGTGAATGAGACAGTGCAGTGTGCTATCGAATTTATATAGTTTCCATATTGCCACCACTTTTAATATTAGTAACTCATGTCACAGCAGATAAGCTGACTTTTTTGTGTGCTTTTTTGTCTCTTTTTCTGCAgcgatgaagaagaagaagaagaagaggaagaTGTTCGGAAATATCCGATTGTCAAAGAGgtaaagtaattttaaaaaaaatgtatatatttaaaatgaataaataaaactcAGATTCTCGGTTTAGTTTTGCTGAGACAGAGACGAACCATTTAgcatatgtaaaaataaatataagcAGGCTTTGCACAGTTTTGAAAAGTTTAAGTTTTATGTTTTCCCAGTCTTAAATGACACAGATgatttgaatgtatgtacaGCGGTAATCCCATAATTACCTAGAGATAGCACCTTGGGTAGAATCCATTTTGATGTCATTCTGGAAATATATGGATATAAGTTTATTTTCTCATCAGATTGGATTACAAGATGTAGTATCTTGATTTGTCTGAACGATACCATTTATCAACCCAGTGTATCTTTTATTGCAATATTAAATTTAAAGATtgttaaaatgtatcaatttggACACTTTCTTCTGTCAACATGATCAATTATTAACGATGTATGGGCATGACATGATGCAGTAGTATAATACATCCCTATGTCATATACCATTGTCATCAATGTTCCAATCAATATTACAGGTATCTAAATTCTATACCTTGATTCTCTTCATCTGCTTCTTGGGTAGTCATGCTACAATGAACTTAATGAGACTAATTATCGGATTAATAgtttttaattgatttttttcttttttagtcGGCTGGCAAGCTGATTGAAACTGGCTTGAATACTATGCAAAAGACACTTCTCCTGAAAAGAGAAGTTGAAGTTGAGAAAGCTAACTTGGAGCTGCATGCTAAACGGCAAGAGTTTGAACGACGGATGACTGGTTGTGACAGTAGGAGGCTGGACttacagaaaaaacaacaacgggTATGATTTGATCAATTCCCACAGAAATGTcatagatggggggggggggtgttatatTGTACACTTTCATGTAAAGGAAAATAAGACTAGATTAAAGtagccatgtggatgaggattggatatttattttgtgatttttaatttataaaacaatttcatcatggtttccttcttgaaaaatgaatgtgaaacaacatagactcaataaattgcaaaaagctaaaagaaaaatgtgtaaaaagtttatcaaacatacaataacaaagattttacatgttttatattgtgcttttgcaatgtattgggttacaaacaaggacagggcatatgttatttcacattgatttgtcaagtaggcagccatgataaaattgttttataaattataaattcaaaataaatacccaatcctcatccatatggccactttgagatttacacaaataaatattacatgtacaaaaaacaaaagttgaaatttatgaatttaagAGAGAACATAGCTTCATATATCTTTAAATTTTAAGATATACTTTTATTGTCCATaacaatattacaaaaaaataataatcatttgCAATTCATACAAGAcatgttttattacatttctTTTACTTGTACATAGGAAAGTGTACTGCATAGAAAATGAATGTGATTATGAAGTATGGtagatgtaaaatcatggttcTATGATCTTTGTTTTGAAGTTTGAAAATAGAAAGACAAAAATCCCCCTTACCCACACACTCATAAATGCCAAAACTTTGCATATTGATTTAAACAACATTCATCTTGATAATGGTTTCAAAAGTAATACATCTATATTTGATAAATCTATATTTCGTCTTGTCAGTGTAAATTCTTATGTCATAAATGTGTACACCACATGATCCTGTAGATTTGTTCATCTTTGACATTCTATAATGATTTTTGGATGATGTTTGACCAAAAAAGAACCTAActttatcaatatattttattttgctttgaaaGATGAATGAAAGAGTATCCAAATTTGAAAAGTTCATTAACGAGAATGAAGCAAAACGAAAACGTGCAattcaaaaatatcaaacagaATTGAAGCTTAAAGACCAGAAGACCATTGAATATGAAATTTTAACAAAACAGCTGGAAGAATTAAAAGAGAGGTAAGCATTTTCATTCTTTTTGTGTAAAGTTTATAATAAATTTAAGAACTGTAGGATggtttatatttttgttatatttattcCTAGATCacataatttatgcatacaGTTTTGCATAAACTTTTACTACAAAGTTGATCAATAAAGTCCAAGAAGTATAACATATCATTTATAATGGAACTCTAACCAATGACAGGAAACTATTCCACAATATACATTGGAAAAATTACAACATTTCTGGTGTTGTTTTCATAAAGTATAAATTCTATCAAAAATTACCAACATTTctgtcattgttttcaaaaagtAATAAATTCTATAAAAAATTGGAACATTTCTGTTGCTGTTttcttaaagttgcaactatgGTAGTGAAACTCTTTTGTTAGATATACTGATTTACTCATCATATTGGACACCCTGAACATTACTGTCGACATTTTCCCCTGGATTTAAACTAAAACATTCTTACTGCATGCATGATAGTGCCAACTGCAGTAATGATGAAACATTAATTCTAACACCTCTTATGTTTATATCCAGGCACAGAAAATTATTGGATAGACTACAGAGATACAAAATCTATGAAGACTACTTGATGAGGGTGTTAGATATCTTGCCAGAAAGTAAGTCTTTATATTTCACGATTTGATGGTTTTGATTACTGTATTCCTGCATGCTCTGTTCTTAGTAATGTTAGAATGATCTGATACTGGTACTATTACTATTGTAATTGCTATATAAAGATTTAATATACTCACAGCACAGATGAGTTACAAAGTTCAAAGTCTTTGTCAAAATCAGGTCAGGATGTATAGAACGGtttcaaacctgatcaaaataagataaaaacatgaatggaatatatatttaaaGCCTATTTTGGATCCAATTATTTTGAAGTTACACTCCCACAACATCATTTGTTTCTCtttaatttttctttctttgtatGTTATTTGGACCAGAAACTCAAAACCTGCACAAATTATTTCAACAACTGTGTATTAATATCATGCCCATATTTTGATAAAGCAAATGTGAATGTATTAAATATTTGTTGTATAATTACAGACTATTTAGAAGTGAATGATTCAATGTTACGTAGTCTAATGGACAGACATCGTACACTTAATGCAACAAATCAAGATTTGGTGTCAAGGGTCGGTGAACTCTATGACCAACTAGAAAGACAACGTGATAAAGTGGAAgatatgaaatataaacataacCAAAGAAAACTGGTAAGAATTCAATATCTACAATTTGGTTTCTTTTTTACTCCAGATGAAAGAAGATATTGAATAGTTAATGTAATAATgctattaattttattttattatttttgtcgGGGAAAAGTTTACCACTGAAATACAATGAACTGGATAAAAGAAATCCAAAGCTAACACCTTTGTAGATAATTCACACACCTGGGACtgataatttgttttcaaaaatattatcaagttTACTGTTGTGATTGTATACCACTAATACCACTATCAATAGTACATCCGTGATGATGTTAACAAGACATCTGTGAAATTTTTGGATTTGCTTCTGAAATCTGTTTGAGAGTGTTTTCACATGTAACTTTTGGCTTTAGCTTGGTCATATTTTTTCCGTTtgaaaaaatttacatttttttttacttttgtctGCAGGTCATAAATGCAAAACTAGCAGAACTGCAGACCATACAAGAACAAAGAATTGAAACTAACTCTCATTTGGAGGAACTATTGATGAATGATAGACAAACGTACCGTGTACAGGTAAAAATTTGTCTCTTATTTTTTGTACAGGAAATTCTATGAATTTGTCTTTGGATTctataaatttatgaaaattgtgCAGTATTTTACTGGAGCTTTATTGCAGAACTGTACTTGAAATAATC is part of the Glandiceps talaboti chromosome 2, keGlaTala1.1, whole genome shotgun sequence genome and encodes:
- the LOC144453661 gene encoding coiled-coil domain-containing protein 42 homolog, with amino-acid sequence MVTMASGTYKLELDEQKRNVFVTQLGDRRDEEEEEEEEDVRKYPIVKESAGKLIETGLNTMQKTLLLKREVEVEKANLELHAKRQEFERRMTGCDSRRLDLQKKQQRMNERVSKFEKFINENEAKRKRAIQKYQTELKLKDQKTIEYEILTKQLEELKERHRKLLDRLQRYKIYEDYLMRVLDILPENYLEVNDSMLRSLMDRHRTLNATNQDLVSRVGELYDQLERQRDKVEDMKYKHNQRKLVINAKLAELQTIQEQRIETNSHLEELLMNDRQTYRVQSQTLGTILMAIENLAERCHKKHDPELEDLDTGGKLTLIQNYFVERIGVERMARVSPSSSPSASLRDGHVPQIRVSKNVQSSKK